AGGAGAGCTAGGTAGGTCTTCAACATTTCTGCTTATAACGTTTTAAAAGTTAACCCAGAGGCCATTTTAAGAAAGGTGATGCCCTAAAGACGAAGTGTATGGAAACCGAAGCACACACTGGCAGGAAGGCCAAAATTAGAAGCGTCTgtaagggcagggctgggggtcacCAGCTGCAGAGTGGGGGCCCACAGTGCCTGAGCACCTTTTCCCTAGAATGGTCCTGCACCCCTCAGTTGCTGAGATTCCAATCCGGCACCCACGGCCCTCAGCCTGCCGGGAATAGGTCCCCTGAAGAACCCTGCTTTCCTAACCCCCAGAGAATGCCGGACCTGCCTGCCTGAGCCGCCCGCCCCTGTAGCACCTGTCCCCACAGTGCACCCAGATGTCCTCCCAGGCACTGCGGGTAGAGCAGGGAGTTCTCTAGATTGTTGTAAGCAAGTCACTTCCCATGTAACCTCAGAGAGTTGGGTTCCAGCCCTAAAATTCTGGAGTTTCCCTCCAAACCCTACATAAATCAACACCCCCTAAACCCCCACTGCTCTTAGGCACGGTGTACGCCAGAGACCAGCACCCTGATGTTTCGGATCCTGCTGTTCTCAGTCACCCTACAGCGGTTTCCCCTCCACATCTGACTGAGGCGGGGTTCCGGGAAGGCTCAAAGCCAATGTCAGGCAGCCGGGGGTAGGGGCTGtcccaggggagagaggaagccaggcagaaGCACCTGCTGCACTCATCTCCTTAGGGATGCGGCCTGAAGGGAAGTCGGGCTGTTCTGAGCTGAGGGTGGGATCCCAGCCCGACCTGGCGGGGATACCTGGAGGAGACCTGCCTGCTGCCCGGGAATGAGCGGgaaaggaggggggtgggaggggcgagagggagggaggcggacGGGAGAGACGGCCGGAGCGGGGCCCCAGGCCGGCCACTCACCACGAGCGGGATGGAGCAGATGAGCACCACCAGGGAGGTGGCGATGAGTAAGATGACCATCTGGATCTCGGCGCCCGCGATGCGGCGGAAGCTCCGGCGGCGGCGAAAGTCGTGGAGGCGCGGCAGGGCGGGGGAGGCGGCCGGGGACCCCCGGCAGGCGGCCGCGGCGGAGGCGAAGGCGGAGACCGCGTGGTGCGCCTCGGTGCCCAGCGAGGTGCGGCGCATGAACTGGCGGTGCATGCGGAGCAGCGCGCCGCACACCAGCACGTTGCAGAGCACGGTGGCGAGGATGAGGAAGGAGCTGAAGCCCGCGTACATGTAGGAGAAGGCGGCGTGCGCCGTCACGTTGGTGGTCCAGTCGATGAAGCACCAGGTGTCCGGGTACTGCAGCCGCGAGCTGCCCAGGCCCATGTTGGGCAGCGCGCAGAACAGCACGTTGGACGCATAGACGGCGAAGAGCGTGAGGCCCGCCAGCCGCTTGTCCACGTAGTGGCTGTAGAAATAGGCATGGTTGATGGCCAGGTAGCGCTCGATGCTCATGGCGCAGATGATGCTGAGGCCCGACAGGCCGAAGAAGAGCAGGATGAAGGTGCTGTACTCGCACAGCGCCGGGCCGCCGGGCCACTCGCCCTTCATGTACGTGGCGATGGTCACCGGGCTCACCAGCAGCGTGCCCAGCAGGTCGGTGACGGCCAGCCCGCACACCAGCGTGTAGAAGGTCGTCTCCTTCTGCTCCTTGCGCGATTTGCACAGCACCACGATGGCCACCAGGTTGCCCACCACCCCGAAGATGAACATCACCGCCGGGATGGTCACCGGGCTGTTGGGGACCACGGATTCAGAGGCGGAGGCATTGGCCACAGGGGCGGACATGGTGGTGGCCGGCACGGCGCGGCCTGGAAGTGCGAGGCTGggtctggggaggagaggagagacacaGGAGCTGTGAGATGCAGTCACCACCAGCCAGGGGTCCGATCCGCGCCCCACAAACAGTATGTAGAGGAGAATGGCTCGATCCTACTTTGTGAACTGTAGCCACTTGCCAACTGCGGTTACCCAACTCTCCCGGCTCCCGATGCGTCCTGCCGGCGGCACCCTCCACGCGCATTAATATTTATAAGTGGATgcagccattctctcctccccactccccccccaaccccccccccccccccgcaactcaACTTCACTCCACTGCCAAGATGAACAAGGCCTATCTCAAGGGAAAAGTGGTTCGCTCTAATTCCCGACAGATTCTGAGTCAATAAAATCCTCACTGAAAACAGTTAGGAAAGACAATTTGGAGAGCGCGCGCTCTCCTCCGCGGCTCCGCTCTCTGCccagtgccccccgcccccccgcccccccaccccatctcaccTGTGGTGGCGGCGAGAGCTCCCAGAGTCAAGCCTCGGATGTGCTGGACACGCCTCCAACCTGCCCTCGGCCTCGCCCCGCGCAAAGGGGAACCTGCCAGCCCTCGCCTCCTCCGAGCCGGGTCTCCAGTGGCTGCCAAGTTTCTGGAAGTGGGGTCAGCGTGGCCAGCTTTCAGAAACGCAGGGAGCCAGACGGGCAGCGGGGAGGGGTCTGTGAGGCCGGCTCCGGGGTCTTGTCCCTTCTATGTTTCCGGCCCTTCACCGATGATCCCAGCTTGGCGGGTCCGGGGGTGGAGAGCCCGAGGTGCGCGGCCGCGCGCAGGTGGCACTGAGCGCCGGTGCCCGCTCGGCCGCCCTCCTCCGCGGTCCCGGGCAGCGCGGGCGGCTACCGGGGCTGGCGGCTGCCGCGGAGGCCGCCTCTGGCTCCCTGGGGGCGGCGTGAGGTCCACTGGGCCGGAGGCTCTGACCCGGGGCCGCTCATCTTCTTCCTCTCGGGCCGCCGCGCTCCGCGCTCCGCGGGTGCCCTTCCAGCCGGTCTCTGGACAAACTTTTCTCCGGCTTCAAGTTTCCCTGCGGAGGCGGGGCCACGGCGCGCGGCCCGGGCGCCCAttggccgggcgggcgggggcggggcgcggcgggcggggcTCGGGCTGTGCGGGTCCCACCGCGCCGCGTGGGGACGCTGTCCGTGGCTTCCCCTCGTCGCCAGGGCGGGAAGGTCGCGGGGTCAGGTTCCCGCGCCTCGCGCTGACGGCGCGGAGAGACCGCCATAGGCGGGGAGTCTGGGAAGCCGGGCGCGCTCCCGGGCCCCCTGGTAGCCCCTCTGGACTCGGCATCCCGGGGGCCCAGCGCTGGAACCAGCATCTCTGACTCGCTGCCTCCCGCTCCCGGGGGCTATTTCTCGCACCGCTACACGCAGGTCGCAAACCCGGTTGCTGGGAGGTGTGGTCCACCGTTCTAGGACTCTCCCTGGCGCGGCCCCAGGTTAGAAGTAGGGTGCGCGCTACGGCCCCCCAGGGCGGGTGGGTACCAGGCTTGGGCGGGGAAACCACGAAGTCATCCTCTCCCGGTGAATGGGGTTAGTTGGCAGTTCCCACGCTGTAGGCTGCGCTGCGTAGGGTAGCCccgggcaaaaaaaaaaaaaaaaggggagcTGGGATAGAAAGCTCTCCCAGAGCAGGTGGCAGCGCCCAGCGGCTTGGAGAGGTGGCCCGCGGGTACCACGTGGGAAAGGAGAGAGCGTGGGAGGGCTGTCTAACCGCGGAGACCTTTCTCCTCTAGGCACTCCGCCCAGTAGGAACGGCTTCACTGAGGTTTGGGCCTTTGCCCTGTTATATTCGCGTTCGAGACCTTTACCATGAATCCTTGGACAGGCTGATGCAGGGTGAGACAGGAATGGGAAGTCCTGAGAGTAAAGAAATTCTCCAGGCATTACCTCCATGATTAACTCTTGGAAAAGCCAATCTGCTCTACCTTCTTTTGAAGTAGAGTTTGATTTCTTTTAAGGCAGGAACAGTTTTTCTGTATACTCATTATTCACTTCTTTCTATTCCATTTCCTAAATTcagaactgaaaacaaaaaaaaaaaaaagaaagaaaaagattgtGAAACTTCATGGTGTGATTATAACcgttttaccatttttttaaaccgTAAAGTGAGACGTGTGGGCCTTCACAGAatttaaattcctagaaaaacctCTTTCCTTGTGCCCCCTTATGCATTTTAACGTATTGCATTTCCTCACAGTTAGTGAATAACtctattttttaatgtctgaTAAGCAGTCACTGAGtccttaaatgttattttatgaaTGAACAAACCTAAGACTTTATCTGGTTCTCCAGTTATTCTCAAATGGCACAGTAACAACTGAGCAATATAAACAAAGAGGGCATTGCAGGGTTCAATGACAGGACATTAACTGTCTAGAGCAGACTTACATTGACTGTGGAAGGCACCATGTGGATGTATTACTACAGCATCATTCTATTTATACCATTTCCTCATGAATATCAGGGATTCAAAAACGGAAACATTTGTTATCCAACAAAAAGAATCGATGGCTATTGGTCCATCTCTGGGAGTCCTTGCTTAATCACCACTGTGATCACTTCCTTTGCCCATGCTTCTTTTGAGTAGGAACTTCTGTGATTGTGTCAGCACTGAAAACACATCAACACTAGAAACAGGAAACTGCACATTCTACCCCCATCCTTCTCTAACCACATTGCATCACTGTCACCCTGTCAGGTGCTTGTCAGTCAGTATGTGAAGGTGAGGTGGGAAGTCCCACCTCTTTCACTTTCTGCTGATAAAAGCATCTTTCCATCTGAAGTTCCCAAAATGGAAAGCAATCAAGACTGGTAGATGTTATTTTTTCATGATAgagtatattaaatattaaaaaatgtaggCACATGGCAGAGATGATTACATAGTAATCAGAGATAACAGGTATTACAGGTTTTAGCATGTCATTGATAACTTGGGCTAATTATCAATGGAGCTGTTTTTCTTTCTAGTCCTTAAAAGTTTTTTTCCACAGTAGCTTTAggaagatgaaaataaataagaatccaggacacaaaactaaaaaaaaaaatgtaatgaggTTTACCTGTTTACCTGCACCCTGTTGGTGCATGATTCTTACAGGTTAAGTTTAGCCTTCAGAAGTAGAAGTTAAAGATTTGGGAAACAAATCATTCTTAATTTGAAAAACTGGGACAGTATAGTTCTATTTCCCACACACTCTGCCAGGAACCCACATTGCAAAATGAAGAATTGTCATGTGTAGGTGGACACTGTTTGTGTATTTCCTttgaagagatttttattttaaacattgttttctaTCCTCCCCTGCAGTTTCTGCCGGAATCCCACTTCTCTGCACTGGGAGACCTTGGCTCAGCTCTTTAGAACTATCTTGAGTTCCTCTCTGAAGGTTTGAACTAGTGCAAGAATGGCCTGCCTGACCAGTTCCATTGCTCTCTCTGGGCTAATTATTTGACTACTCTTTTTAGTAAACACCATAAGGTGAGAACCCAAAAGTGAAGACTGCTTGGGGCAGCCAACCACATTCTCTTTGACTCGGTTGAATTGTCCTTGGGTCAAAGGAACGGGTAAGAAAGGGGATACTTGCTGGAGGAAGGCAGCAAGATGAATCAGATCTGGCCTGAACCCCTTACTGTACTAGGCCAAAGCTGGCCAGGTCTGACTTAGAGCATTTCTGCAGCACTAGCGTTCGTGGAGCAAAGCCTGTGCAAATGGTGTTTGCTCTCTGTCTTCCATGACAGGCCATGCAGATACTCAAAACAGAGTGAAAAAGGCATCTATCTGGTATAAATAACCCATGGCCTTGGCCACCTTCGCCTTCCACATGCTCACCCAGTTGGTTCGGTGGATTACAAGCATGCCAAGCACTGACCTTGGGCATGAAAAGAGGTCCTGGAGGGTGTTTGTGGTCCTGATGACCGCCCTCCCATGTTAGTGGTGCGTGTCAAATGTGTGGTCtccaaataattttcattttctaagcATGAATTTTATGCTGAGTCTAGTGCGTGGATTTGTTACTCACGTGGGTACTAGGATGAACTCCCCAACATCTTCATGTGGTGATGAATTGCTGCCGGGGAGGCTGGTTGCCACCAACTGATGGCTTCGGGCTGCCTCCTTCTCTGGCAGTTACACTCCTCCAAATGATGGCTTTCTTCCCTTTTATTCTTTCCCCCATTTTgctccaaataaatattttcactgtACACCCCTTGTAGATTGAGCTAATGAACAAAGAAAGGGGATTGTTTACTTACTGTTGCTCATTTTTGAAGATACAGTGGGGAGATAAAGCCTTATGAGTTCAGGTGTCTCATCTACAGGATGATGGACACTCTGATTATATTTCAGTTTCCTCTcatcccttcccccccacccccacctcccccacctcccgcccagAATTGCTGTATATTTTAGCACTTCAAAAAATACACAGAGTCTCCCTGGTTGAATCAACCACACCACACACTACCATAATCGGTAGCTTGTTAGTCACTTTCCACAGCGTTTTCACACTTGCTATGATCTTATTAGTCACCCCTGAGGCTGTTTGGCAGGTGTGCTGCAGATTGTCACGTTTCACCACATGCTGTTTCCCTTTCTTCTGGAACCTGTGGCTGGATGTCATTTCTCATACTCCTGTGGTTACGTGTGGCCCGGTTGACTGGCCTCCAGCCAGTGGAATACAGGTAGAAGTGATGTGTGCCACTTCTAGGCCTGGTCCTTAAAAGACCCCCAATCCTCAGAGGTGCTGTCTTCCTTCTGCCAACAACATACAAGGCCCTGGTGTATCGCAAAGCCATTAGATAGAAGGTGACTGGGTCGCTGAATGCCTGCATGGAGTGGGGACCTCATTCCAATCCCAGTGGCTCTCATGGGACAATGAAGTGAGAGAGGAACACTCCATTGAGACTGGAGGGGCTGCCTGTTTCAGCAGGTAGCCTATGCTTCATACAGCATGATTGGAATCATCTCGTTTTACTAAAAACAATGTAGGCATAGAAAAGCCATGGAACTTGCTCAAAGGCATGAGTGGGAAGACCAGCTGAAATGTATCCAATAGTTAGTCTGTGTGAGACACTGTGCTGAATGCTTTATGCATGTGCTCTATATACCTAATTCTCACAACAAAGCTACGAGGAAGgtaatattcccattttatagatgagaaagctgaagtttgattatttttaagaagacAGCAGAGCCTTTGGGGATGATGGTGCTGAGGTTCCTGCAGTAAAAGCGGCTGCCGGCTGAGGCATCTTGACGACCCGTGTGCTACTGCCAGGCTTCCCATTGACCCTGTGTGATTGGTTGTCTTTCCAATAAATTCCTTTCCTGCTTAAAGACACCAAACTCAGTTTCTGTTGCTTGTGAATCATAACCCCACCCAGTACAAGGAGGCTGAGTGAATTACAGATCGCATTGTTGACAAATGacagggaaaaaaaatttaatctagaCCTGTCTGATCCCCAAACCTGCACCCCTAACCTCTGTATTTCTTAACCCAACTGGAACTCCAACCGTATGACTCtttcatctctttcttcctcaGTGTCATGAGCTTTGAGATAAAGAAAATCAGAGTTCAAGGCCATAGTACATAAATTGCCATAGTGAAAAGTAGTTTTTATTAAGTTggttctctttaaaatatatttttgatttcagagagggagagggagagagaggtagaaaattaatgattagagagaatcattgattggctgcctcctcaaaCCCCCCcctctccaccacacacacacacgaaccctggggattgagcccgcaacctggacatgtgacctgactgggaatcgaaccgtgacctctctGTTCatgggtcactgctcaaccactgagccatgcctgtcaGGCTCTAAGTTGGTTCTTTTGaagtttaaataatataataatgaatacaaataaaatgtcatttccatattaaaaacaaatattagcCTATGATTGTATTTATTATATACAATTACATCTCCAAAATTGACTTCTAATGATTGTATGATTAGTTGTTGGGCATAAATTGTTTAGAGGGTGTTGTGATAAGTTGAGGATATATAACTTTGATAGAACTTACTTTTGCCTGGGCCTAACCCAAAACACCCGAAGACTGATTTTGTGTATAATCAcaaaagaggtaattaaggtaatTATTCAGATAATTTCGGCAGTCCCTATCCCTGTCTTTTGATGAGAAGGAAATAATTGCTTTCAATGAGATGATTTCTATTGCCTGCTGATACCGCTGCACTGCATTAGCTAATTGCTCAGGagtacatttaatatttattatgtaatCACTGTGTTAATTAAAGAGATATTAGTGAATTCTACCCCAGACACCTGGTTCTTTTCCAGGTGaattgtttttttgagatatttgTAAGAAAAACTGAGACACATTTGTTTGGGAGAGATGAGTATAAATCTGTCTGGAAACAAGGAGTCAATGTGATGACCATctgcttccccttccccagggcccACTCAGAAACACCCCTCCCAGTCTGGTCTGTTACAAAACCAAagactgccctagccggtttggctcagtgaatagagcgccagcctgtggactgaagggtcccaggttccattcaagtcaaaggtacatgcccgggttatgggctcgagccccagtgtggggtgtgcaggaggcagccaatcaatgattctctctcatcattgatgtttctctctctccttttcccttcctctctgaaataataaaaatatatttaacaaacaaacaaacaaaaacaccaaagaCCAAAGCCACCACATCCCAATAAAAGATAAGGTCAAACTATGACTAATAATGGTATATCCATCTAGCAACTCACCACCCATCACTGCACTCCTAGGAAGAAAGTGCCAAAAGCAAGAAGCAGAAAATCCTTTACAATATTTCTGACGCACTTATAACcacttaatttaattttctattttgtgtGAAGTAGTTTACAACTCCTGCAGCTATCAAAGGGACAGACAACAACTTCTatgatgtgtttttattgttttgtttttgaccaCCACACAGCTTTATTGGCACAATCTACATGAGGTGCTGCTGGCCCGTCCCAAGGAGGACGAACAGGCCTTTTCTCTCCTACTGTTACTGAAATGTAAGGCAACACCATTGCAAAGCAAACTTAATACATTCTTGGCAAACGATTCTTAGCCCCTGTTTTAATTATGATCATATGatcattggggggcgggggatgggaagggaggaGAACTCTGGTTCCCAAGACACGTGGCTGCAGAGGGCAGGTGTGGCCGTGTCTCTCAGTGGTCCTGCACCTCTCTGGAAAAGATGCTTTCGGGCTCCTTCCCATCCTCCAAGACAGCAGCAAATCCTCCCTCTCGCCTCCTTCTGGCCAAAGCAGCCAAGGATTTAAAAGTTTTCGGTTCATCGATGGCCAAATCAGCCAGCACTTTCCTGTTGAGCTCCACCTGGCACTTAATTAAATTGCCAACGAACGCTGGGTAATGCAGGCCATGTTCCTGGGAGGCAGCTGTAATTCGATTAATCCAGAGCGTCCTCAGGACCCTCCCCTTCCGTCTCTGGGCTTTCGTGCATTTCACAAACGCTCTGATCACAGCCCAGACAGACGGCCAGGCCAGCCGGTAGGTAGCAGCAGTTCTTCAgcacctcccacacctgccagTAGCAGTTTGTGACGTGGCTCCACAGCCAGAGCTGCGTCTTGAGGAAGACCATGACGCCCAGGTGATGTCCCtgctttttttgtctgtttttttttaaaagtggaatcAAACAGCATTTGtcgtttaaaaaaaatctttattgcgattattacagatatcccttttttcccctcattgcccctctccacccggttcctgccctgccccaggccttcgccaccctctTGTCTGTGTTCATAGGCAATGCATATATGATCTTTGTTTAATCTTCCCAACTCCtcaccccacttccctctgagaatcctcagtctgttccatttccatgcttctgattctattttattcaccagtttattctgttcattagatttcttattcattaattttgatttttagtttcagttgttgataggtatgtatttgttgccattttgttgttcatattttttatctttttctttttcttcttcctcttcttaaagaatacccttcaacatttcatgtaatactggtttggtggtgatgaactcctttagcttttccttgtccatgcagctctttatctgatcttcaattctaaatgatagctttgctgggtagagtaatcttggttgtaggtccttgctattcatcactttgaatatttcttgccactcccttctggcttgcatagtttctgttgagaaatcagctgacagtcgtattggcattcccttgtaggtaacaaactgcttttctcttgctacttttaagattctctttttgtcttttgctcttggcattttaattacgatgtgtcttggtgtggccctctttgggttcctcttgtttggggttccctgtgcttcctggacttgtaagtctatatcttacaccagataggggaagttttctgtcatttcttcaaataggttttcaatatcatgctctctctcttcttctgacacccccataatgtgaatgttggtatgcttgaagttgtcccagaggctccttacacatcttcatatttttggattcttttttcttttttgctcttctggCTGGGTGTttatgcttcctcatatttcaaattgttgatttgattctcagaatcctctagtctactgttgaatccctgtatattcttctttttaacaaaattttttttattgattaagttattacatatgtgtccttatgcccacattacccccccatattcttcttttttttatgatgTTTTATATcaacaaagatttgaaatataaatattcacCAATAGGGGAATTTtagctaaattattttttaaaattttcattttctttctttcttcctttctctctctctctctctctctctctctctctttctctctttctttcttcctttcttgtctaaagttttacatatgtctcctttttccccgattgacccccacctccagccattcccacccttgGCAAGCCCCcacagtgtctgtgttcattggttatgctaatatgcattcatacaagtcctttggttgctctctaaccaccccttcccctgccatttgtctctggatctattcttgttcatcagattatgttgatcattatatcccacatatgagtgatatcatgtgatctttatctttctccaactggcttatttcacttagcataatgctctccagttccatccatgttgttgcaaacagtaagaattccttcttttttacagcaacgttgtatattaattgagcataatggggttaatttctgggttctctgtttgtatattattttttatttcagtcagtgtatgcttaaattctgactggtgtttttccatttttttggaggtttctagaagattcttgagtaaccttataaccatggttttgaactctatattcagtagttttctttcttccattcctttcatttgtgacacgtttctttgtctccacattttgctgctgttgttgttactgggagaaattgacctccaggccaattggctgtgaggatcagctgcgactacagtgggagagctgctatgcaggagacacccctatggagcaggacttgcttcagtggggctttagtgctcattgagtcttccccttgagtgtgttgcttatggatgtgcaGAGTTGTAATCttgtatg
This is a stretch of genomic DNA from Myotis daubentonii chromosome 4, mMyoDau2.1, whole genome shotgun sequence. It encodes these proteins:
- the PTGER4 gene encoding prostaglandin E2 receptor EP4 subtype; protein product: MSAPVANASASESVVPNSPVTIPAVMFIFGVVGNLVAIVVLCKSRKEQKETTFYTLVCGLAVTDLLGTLLVSPVTIATYMKGEWPGGPALCEYSTFILLFFGLSGLSIICAMSIERYLAINHAYFYSHYVDKRLAGLTLFAVYASNVLFCALPNMGLGSSRLQYPDTWCFIDWTTNVTAHAAFSYMYAGFSSFLILATVLCNVLVCGALLRMHRQFMRRTSLGTEAHHAVSAFASAAAACRGSPAASPALPRLHDFRRRRSFRRIAGAEIQMVILLIATSLVVLICSIPLVVRVFINQLYQPDLVKEISKNPDLQAIRIASVNPILDPWIYILLRKTVLSKAMEKIKCLFCRIGGSGRDPSGQHCSDSRRTSSALSGHSRSFLSRELREISSTSQTLLYMPDLGDAGLAGRNLLPGVPGMSLPQADTTSLRTLRISETSDSSQGHDSESVLLVDEVAGTAGPAPKGSSLQVTFPTETLNLSEKCI